The DNA segment ACTTTGTTGAGTTAGTCTAGAGCCATCTGTAATTTGGAGCTAAATGAGCACTGTCACTAGGGCATGAACCTCCAGTGGTCTTTACTGAATATCCTGGAGGTACAGAGGGGATTCCCTTCTCTGGCTGGTCAGAGCTAACGTGTCTTCCTGTCATGTGATGCCAGGGAAGTGTTCTTCTTCCAACTGCCTGGTAGAGTCCTTTGCTGAGCTCCTTAGAATTTCATCCTATGTACATTTGGCTTAGGGACTTGGGAGAATCCTTAGGCTGATTCTTGGTTCCTTTTTCTGTAAACGTTCTCTTCTACTACACATTCCAGCTGCTTAaccttttttgatttttatctgGTTCCTCAGTGCAATGACAATGTCTGCTCTCTCTGGGATTCCTCTCTACTGCTGTCACGGAGAATCTGGGAATAAAGCAGGACTCATTctggctccttctcttctcttgcaGAGCACAGTCCTGCGCTGCCTGATGTTCAGTACttcaaaaaaatgtttcatatattttctccaGTTTACTATTCTTTAACTCTAAAAGAGTAACTCCAGTCCCAGTTACGGCATCATGTTCTGTAACTCTACTCCTTGTTGCTTCATTCTGCCATTGTCTGGTATGATCGCCCCTTACCCTTCTGTAATCAGGCCAAGAGCATAATATAATACTAGTTATAACTGCACAGCTTGCATccgttgtttaaaaaaatcactgagtcTTAAGTGTGtccaacttttaaaatgtgaatataagTACAACTAAAGCTatattttggttaatatttgcATTGCACGCTTTTCCATTATTTACTTTCAACATATGTGAAATATGAATatagctccctctccctctcatcTCCCCAcggtcttcctctccctctccctctccccaaggtctccctctccctctccctctccccacggtctccctctgatgctgagccaaagctggactgtactgctgccttttcagctcactgcaacctccctgcctgattctcctgcctcagcctgccgagtgcctgcgattgcagacgtgcgctgccacgcctgactggtttttgtatttttttggtggagatggggtttcactgtgttggccgggctggtctccagctcctaaccgcgagtgatccaccagcctcagcctcccgaggtgcagggattgcagacagagtctcgttcactcagtgctcaatggtgcccaggctggagtgcagtggcgtgatctcggctcgctacaacctccacctcccagccccctgccttggcctcccaaagtgccaagattgcagcctctgcccggccgccaccccgtctgggaagtgaggagtgtctctgcctggccgcccattgtctgggatgtgaggagaccctctgcctggctgcccagtctggaaagtgaggagcgtctctgcccggctgccatcccatctaggaagtgaggagcacctcttcccggccgccatcccatctaggaagtgaggagcttCTGTgtccggccgcccatcatctgagatgtggggagcgcctctgccccgccgccccgtctgggaggtgaggagcgtctctgcccagctgccccgtctgagaagtgaggagaccctccacctggcagccaccccgtctgggaagtgaggagcgtctccacccggcagccaccccgtccgggagggaggtgggggtcagcccccacccggccagctgccccgtctgggagggaggtggggggtcagcccccgcccggccagccaccccgtctgggaggtagGTGGGAGGTCAGCctcccgcccggccagccaccctgtccgggaggtgaggggcacctctgcccggctgcccctactgagaagtgaggagcccctctgcccggccaccaccccatctgtgaggtgtacccaacagctcattaaGAACGGGCCATGACAATGGctgttttgtggaatagaaaagggggaaaggtggggaaaagattgagaaatcggatggttgctgtgtctgtgtagaaagaaataaacatgggagacttttcattttgttctgtactaagaaaaattcttctgccttgggatcctgttgatctatgacctgacccccaaccctgtgctctctgaaacatgtgctgtgtccactcagggttaaatggattaagggcggtgcaagatgtgctttgttaaacagatgcttgaaggcagcatgctcgttaagagtcatcaccactccctaatctcaagtacccagggacacaaacactgcagaaggccgcagggtcctctgcctaggaaaaccagagacctttttttaattgtttatctgctgactttccctccactattgtcctatgaccctgccaaatccccctctgcgagaaacacccaagaatgatcaattaaaaaaaaataaagtatagcaATTTATAATGTTTGAATTATCATTAGCCTATTGGTGTGTAATAATACTTtgcatacttttaaaattctggGGTTGGATTAATAATAAAAGagtagaaacattaaaaaatatgaatataaattataaaaactttaagagagtccatttaaaaaatctgatctAGTTATGTTTTACCTGGTTTAATACAATGTGCATTCTTTAATTCAGGGTCTAATATAATTGGTACATTTgtctatttgcaaaaaaaaacttgacaatattttaaaattaatttatccaaCTCACAACTTATATGATTCTGCCGTTGTATGgaagatacattttaaactttatgaGATAGCATTCTGTTATACAGTTGATATCTAATTATATTTCTctctatgtttatttctttcattaaaaaaattgttcttctAACTTCAAACTTTCATCAGGGATCATGGCTCTTCTACCTGAAGAATaatctttagtatttcttttcctgtgggtCTGCTTGGGAGAAATTCTTTATTGTATCTTTGCTTTTGATGGATATGTCCACCAAGTAGACAGTTCCAGGTCAGCACTTATTTTATTTCAGGACTTGAAAGATATCAATACCTCACTTGTTGGCTTTCGTTGTTTCATTTGAGAAATTTGTTATCAGTCAACTCTTTCTCTTTGTAGTTACCCCAATTTTTTTATCAAGTgctctttacatttttcttttacttttcagaaATTGTCCCATTATGTTTCTAGATGTGTCCTCTGTATGTGTTTTCGTTTGCTTTCAAAAGCCTCCTGAACCTGTGGTTTAATATTATTGGTCAATTTTGATAAAACCTCTAACATTGCCACTGAAAATGCTGTTCAGACAAGCTGTCTTCTCCTTCTTAGATTTCAACGTGTTAGATTATTACTCCatccttcatattttttaaatgaccttaCTCTACAATTTTTTTAGTTGGTTAATCTGTATTAgtgtatattttgttattttattctattttattattataccttaagttttaggatacatgtgcaccatgtgcaggtttgtaacatatgtgttcatgtgccatgttggtgtgctgcacccattaactcgtcatttagcgttaggtatatctcctaatgctatccctccccactccccccaccccacgacagtccctgaagtgtgatgttccccttcctgtgcccatgtgttctcattgttcaatacccacctatgaatgagaacatgcagtgtttgggtttttgtccttgtgagagtttactgagaatgatgatttccagtttcatccatgtccctacataggacacgaactcatcattttttgtggctgcatagtactccatggtgtatatgtaccacattttcttaatccagtctatcgttgttggacatttgggatggttccaagtctttgctattgtgaatactgccgcaataaacatacgtgtgcatgtgtctttattacagcatgatttatagtcctttgtgtatatacccagtaatggaatggctgggtcacatggtatttctagttctagatacttgaggaatcaccacactgacttccacaatggttgaactagtttaccgtcccaacagtgtaaaagtgttcctatttctccacatcctctccagcacctgctgtttcctgattttttaatgatcgccattctaactggtgtgagatggtatctcattgtggttttgatttgcatttctctgaaggccagtgatgatgagcatttttttttttttttgacggatgAGTCTTTTAATAGAAAAACACACGTGAAACAGTATCAACACACATCTCTCGCAATCCTGACAGCGCTGAACTTCAGTTCCTCACCTTGGGGGGTGGCCTGTACACTCCCACGACCACGGCATGGTCTCTTTCGTATGGCTAAAGGGTCAACTGCTCCTGCGGCTTCATGTTCTCCTGTTGCATCTTTTTCACTTCGGAGGCAAACACGGCCTCGGCTGAGGCTGTGGAGTCAATGGAGTTGGCCTTAATGGAAATCACAAAGTGTCCTCCATTACGCAGGAAGGTGTGGGCATTCAGGGCCACAATCCGGGTCTGGTCTGGCTGGGCCACATCAGCAAAGATCACATCCACCATTGCGATGAGCATGCGGTATTTGTGTGGGTGTTGAGCATCCTCGATCACAGGAATGATGTTGGTCCTCTTCTTGGCCAAGTTAATGAGGTCACGGCCAGAGCGGTGGGAGAACTCGACTGCATAGACTAGACCATCCGGACCAACGATGTCAGAGACATGGGAGACCGTGGTGCCCGAGGCAGCCCCGAGGTAGAGAACCTTAGCCCCCGGTTTGATGTGGATCTGGTCCACACCACCCAGGATTGCTGCTGCTAGCTTGGAGCGGAAGGGGTTCCAGGCTCGGTACTCAATTTTGTCATCTCCTTCCGAAATCAAGACTCTCTTCTCTCCATAAACTGATTCCCCAGGGACCAGGTTCTTGGTGACCAGTGCATCTTCCTTTCCTCGACAAATGAAGACACCCTCATGCCGATGTGGCTCCACCATCACATTCTTCCCCGACtggtttcctctttttcctccccGACCACGACCCCGGTTGCCACCAGAATGGAAGCctccaccacctcttcctcctcctccaccgccgccgccgcctccacctcctcctcgtCCACGACCTCTAAAGCCTCCACCTCGACCTCGGCCCCCGCCAAAGCCCCCTCGGCCTCCACGACCACCACGGTCACCAAAGCCCCCTCGGCTGCCAAAGCCACCCCCACGGGGACTGAATCCTGGCTTCATGGCGAGCCCTGGTTTGTGCGGCTCCGGAGTCCGCGGCGTTCACAActcgatgatgagcattttttcatgtgttttttggctgcataaatgtcttcttttgagaagtgtctgttcgtgtccttcacccactttttgatggggttgtttgtgttttacttgtaaatttgattgagtttattgtagattctggttattagccctttgtcagatgagtaggttgcaaaaattttctcccattttgtaggttgcctgttcactctgatggtagttccttttgctgtgcagaagctctttaatttaattagatcccccttgtcaattttgacttttgttcccattgctttcggtgttttacacatgaagtccttgcccatgcctatgtcctgaatggtattgcctaggttttcttctggggtttttatgattttaggtctaatatgtaagtctttgatccaacttgaattaatttttgtataaggtgtaaggaagggatccagtttcagctttctacatatgactagccagttttcccagcaccatttattaaatagggaatcctttccccattgcttgtttttgtcaggtttgtcaaagatcagacagttgtagttatgcggcattatttctgagggctctgtcctgttccattgatctatgtctgttttttggtaccagtaacatgctgttttggttactgtagccttgtagtatagtttgaagtcaggtagcgtgatgcctccagctttgttcttttggcttaggattgacttggtgatacgggctcttttttggttccatatgtactttaaagtcattttttccaattctatgaagaaagtcattggtagcttgctGGGGAtcgcattgaatctgtaaattaccttgggcagtatggccattttcatgatattgattcctccAACCCaagagcatagaatgttcttccatttgtttgtatcctcttttatttcgttgagcagtggtttgcagttccccttgaagatgtccttcatgtcccttgtaagttgggttcctaggtattttattctctttgaagctattgtgaatgggagttccctcatgattgggcactctgtttgtctgttattggtgtacaagaatgcttgtgatttttgtacattgattttgtatcctgagactttgctgaagttgcttatcagcttaaggagattttgggctgagacaatggggttttctagatatacaatcatctaatctgcaaacggggacaatttgacttcctcttttcctaattgaatatcctttgtttccttctcctgcctgattgcgctggccagaacttccaacactatgttgaataggagtggtgagagaggacatccctgtcgtgtgccagttttcaaaaggaatgcttccggtttttgcctattcagtatgatattggctgtgggtttgtcatagatagctcttattattttgagatacgtccaatcaatacctaatttattgagaatttttagcatgaagggctgttgaattttgtcaaaggccttttctgcatctattgagataatcatttggtttttgtctttggttaggtttatatgctggattacgtttattgacttgcatacgttgaaccagtcttgcattctagggatgaagcccacttgatcatggtggataagctttttgatgtgctactggattcggtttgccagtattgtattgaggatttttgcatcaatgttcatgaagtatattgttctaaaattctctttttttgttgtgtctctgcccggctttggcatcatgatgatgctggcctcataaaattagttagagAGGAATCCCTCTTtatctgttgattggaatagtttcagaaggaatggtaccagttcctccttgtacctctggtagaattctgctgttaatccatctggtcctgtactctttggttggtaagctattgattattgccacagtttcagagcctgttattggtctattcagagattcaaattcttcctggtttagtcttgggagagtgtatgtgtcgaggaatttatccatttcttctagattttctaatttatttgcgtag comes from the Pan troglodytes isolate AG18354 chromosome 8, NHGRI_mPanTro3-v2.0_pri, whole genome shotgun sequence genome and includes:
- the LOC112208093 gene encoding rRNA 2'-O-methyltransferase fibrillarin-like; amino-acid sequence: MKPGFSPRGGGFGSRGGFGDRGGRGGRGGFGGGRGRGGGFRGRGRGGGGGGGGGGGGGRGGGGFHSGGNRGRGRGGKRGNQSGKNVMVEPHRHEGVFICRGKEDALVTKNLVPGESVYGEKRVLISEGDDKIEYRAWNPFRSKLAAAILGGVDQIHIKPGAKVLYLGAASGTTVSHVSDIVGPDGLVYAVEFSHRSGRDLINLAKKRTNIIPVIEDAQHPHKYRMLIAMVDVIFADVAQPDQTRIVALNAHTFLRNGGHFVISIKANSIDSTASAEAVFASEVKKMQQENMKPQEQLTL